atgagtcaaatTATCCAACTCCCAAGTAGCGCTCATCAACACTAACtgcaatcgctgtctcatataataatccggctgtagggccgctaacggtcctctgtccctctgatcaaataGATGTATAATCTCCCGACACtatgcccgccaatactccatatcatccttcataactctatactcatggtatggtaccatatgcggctgagcaacctgacctactgactcctaggaaggaaccctcggtatacctgcaccctgttgtggtaaacctaactgtagatccataTCATGCTCTCTCTTCCCCTTAattggaatcatctgaactatgtccggctctggggcatgcactggtataggaggtaacaatggtggtggtggtaactcctgctcaatacctggtataaactggtgctcaactggtaaaggaaccatcggctcaaagaactcataTGGATCAAACATCTCCACGAGGTCATGAACTATCTCCTGAACTGGTGGTACgggctcctgtggcaatggtggtggaggtggtagaggaagaaacatatactcagatactggaggtataactggtgatGCTGGTCCAGTGAGTGTCCTCTCAGAAgacgcagaataaccagaagaggccatctgataatgtaccaaagaaaagaaaaagtcactaacaatcctaagatttatacttccctattctaatctaacctaaatcctaacactattcttcctaatttgactatccctatcttatgtgatctccctattctatcttaatcctaatgttcttgttttcagggaccaaacctacagctttgataccaaacctgtaatgccctccagacccggggtataagtctgggggttactagctaatcaccaaacctgtacaatctgattaacaattaataaagaaatgaaattaaaccccttttaacactaaccaggatctttttaggttgaagtatgaaaacaagaaacaCTAACTGCTTTTATTACAacccaacattcaaaatctcacaaactctctttattacaaaccattgtctaattcagttgaagctaagttcaacttttattcaaacacacacactatctattaACACTCTACCTGCTCGGGCAATTCAAAGTTTTCTTCCtagattgggatcaacaccttgggtatgagaggatcccgaggcttgacccgtttctttaccactcgagtcctgattggtttcatattccttcttaactgaaaataataaggtgaataacaacaaaaggggtgagccaaaaattgctcaacaagtccataaaatataaacagtgttaaagcattttaaatgaatccgtcatcccaggtatatctgccaagatataacctcacgagaataggaagaaggccattactggtgagtacaaatgaactaaactggacacaagttcgcatctatattctgctgatcagtcagaatataatgcagatccatatctcaatatatagatccagtcgggtacccaggcactacggcccacgtcgaggcaccagtcatcccggtcctcaggattaagacacacccaatcccaaaaatatcattatccagtatatcgcttagcaaccggaacaatcagtatactttgatatattccaaacactagaatatatcaatatccatgtgtcaccaatagaatatgaatcaagaatccaaataaacggagaaatcaagaatcgaaatgaaatatgaacaaaggaatagcaagtgtatatcagtgattaagaacaataatcaagagaatgcaaatgtgataagcctttgaatcaatatcactattctgaaagtagaatagggtaaaacttgccttctgcgcgactcactgtaattgaatcacttctgtctatcaccttggactattaccgactcaacttgcctggctgacttagcttctgttggcaaaacatactggttaagtcacgtcgtacttcatttgcatcttgaatcgacttcaaaccgttcctaacatctacccatgcgcttatgactgactcatgtattacatataagcaagctagactcgattaaccacgtaatacatataagcacataagcacataattatttttttatggttaaaataatttttataaccAAAATCGACACGCTGATCTCTCAACTGATCGTTCTCTGACTCGTTTTccattttttcagaatttttcggacttgtctcggcacgtaactcgactgataatcaaacaagtaacagaatcaactaatttttaaaagaaattaagctttgatattatttttaatgaaaagaattcatttttctaagtcaacaggctttcgtttcacgcaaatcggactaacggttgaattattatcaattaaatactgataattccatttattactcattataaataattattactaatttttaaaactcagaaataatttttaaatcattatttaagaaaaatcagaattaaaaatattttttccataatttttggaattaaaatgaatttattatgatttattaaaaattatttgattaattatcaaaataattaatcacttttaaataattaataaataataattaaataataaataattaagaaaattattcaatctgatttttagaaaataattcagaattatttataatataaatcaattaatttaacaattaattaatcaatttacaaaataaataaaactgatttttaaaattaataaaaataaaatcaaaatcaaaattgcAGAAACACATGTCAGAACCCAATTCttgacaaaatcagatcaaacccgggttctggaaacgggtcaaccgggttggattccgggttaCCAAGAACATCACCGGATTTTTCCAAGAATCCGGTGAGTTCCCGGATTCCGGCCAACTCCGATCAGCCTCAAATCAATACCGTTTGGTGCTGTTTTTGAGTGattttcattgcaaatcaacacagcaatctAACCACGAccaaaacataccaaaaacatctcaGAATCACAATCTCCGGTCAAAATCGATATGAACTCCGTCCAAAATAtcatcttttgattctgtaaaccaaagtcaacattctatagtgcaaattgaagctaagaacatatacaatcaaagccctaacattacaagaaccaaatattcacataaatcatcgagttgtgttttgaaaatctaacataaaccctagaaatcgtgaatcactatccagacatcgtttgttcaattaaataccataaatcgattgtaaatcatccaacaaagctttatcaatcatcaaaacatcaaaataaccctagaatcaaaaagtcctaattcgaacataaaccctagaaatcgaaaataaaaaacgatgcaataaaacgtgaaattgatgcaagaaacagaaagaacggatcaaaaccttcgatttgagtacttgaatcacacgattcgatgctgtaatcagtgagaaatcacgacttgattcttcgacccgaacctgttcttcccgacccgatttcagagaattttgtgtatttttacagattttaatgattaattataattaattaaataaaaattaggctatttatagtagtaaaattaatactcctaattaaaattaaggccctaattctacactttttaaaattaataggcccctaattttataatttttgagtattaaaatttaatttataaatattttatatatacaatatatatgccaaaatttcccaaaaattgtgaataatgcaaaaatgcaaagaaataatataaatgaaagtcctataattttataaaaataaaaatgtgatttttttgtggggtttttgacacccaattgggcccggaaaagtcaattttcgcaaaacgagaaaatttataaaatatctagatgttcagaataatgcgattgtaaaagccatttgatgaaaaataaggcccattattttatttgaaatattggctttaaaattattatttgggtcgtaaaacgtttgaaatgaaacctatgaatgcataataaaatatctgaaaaataccttaaaaatacagaaatgacatggatacatgtaacacataacagttagggtttatcagataatcacacataaatgacataataatacacatattttattataattatgatataatataaacgtaaatttcccagtcgttacatgcactattgcgactgatcatcgtgagtggtcttcctggcacggcaaactcccgtaatgagttcatcatccagtttggatatttctgcaacactacccagagcatttcgatagaaaggctacggatgggtgattgttGAAGTGTTGACAAGGTCAAATGAttataatgatgtttccatcaaatgaagtatctcgtaacttcatttcttttaaacaatatttcaaagattgaatctaatcaagtcttatattgtagtcccatctatgtgaggaacctttgaaaacttactatactttgaacagtggtagctcaagtagttttctaaaatggtataagtatagtgaagtatttggtaacttcatctccctttaagcttatatccagtaattaattatcttacacttgattaagatttccagtaagttatctatttagatacttgcattattgattacactatatattatcttacgagctgtaatgctcactcttgcttcatttttttatcatacaacaacagttaggaaggatgcccagactcaagcagaccctgcgcaagagcgtgggaagcatcccgcgtcttcccgttgatatcatagctgctatagttgcagaggtagatctatctgtagaccaggtattctacttttgggaatcaattatgtataattataacttgtgacaaataatggcaattaactgtaaccttgttaagtaatcattttgggttgtaataacttttaaattatggattcaaggacttgtacttatttctatttcatctctgagactataacatgttATGGTATGTGTTATTGTGtggtcacagcatgagggtatttacttttaattaagataagtgatatttatggaaataaagaCCGTGgcgacccggatccctgaccccgaatctgggggtgttacaattgaGGCAAACCCCTCTAAGATAAAAGCGCCATTGGAAATGAGATCCCCTCGGAATGTTCGAGAGGTGCAAAGCCTTACGGGGAGGATAGCAGCCTTGAACTGATTTGTCTCTAAATCGTCGGACAAATGCAAGGAGTTTTTCTTAGCTATCAAAAAGGGTAAGAAATTTGAGTGGACGACCGAATGTGAAGAGGCCTTTACCAAAATCAAGGAACAGCTAGGGAATCCTCCATTATTGTCTAAGCCCGTAGAGGGGGAAACCCTACTACTGTACTTAGCTGTCTCTGACTACTCCATCAGTGCAGTATTAGTCCGAGAAGAAGAACAGGTGCAATACCATGTCTATTATGTAAGCAAGAGGCTGTTAGACGATGAAACCTGATATACCAATATGGAAAAACTAGTGTATGCCTTAATTCTAGCCTCGAGGAAGTTGAGGCCGTATTTTTAAGCACACCGGGTGGAAGTCTGAACTTCATTCCCCCTAAGGCAGGTTATGCACAAACCTGAAGCTTCGGGCATGATGATAAAGTGGGCTATCGAACTAGAGCAATTCGATGTGAAGTATAAGCCCAGGACGACAATTAAGGGGCAAGCCTTGGCCGATTTCTTTTTGGAATTCCCCCTTCTTTTGAAGTAAGTGGGAATGAATGTGTCACTGAGCCGACACCTACAAGAATCTCCATGGAAAAACGTTTGCCCTGGTGGACCTTGTATGTTGATGGGGCTGTGAATGGAAATGGGGCAGGCTCGGGTATAGTGTTGGTTAGCCTCGAAGGGCATAAACTCCAAAGTTGTATTCACTTTGGCTTCAAGGCAACCAATAATGATGCTGAATACGAGGCCCTAATAGCAGGATTGAAGCTGGACCTCGAGATGAAAGTTGAAAATCTAAATATGTTTAGTGATTCGATGCTAGTGGTTGGGCATGTTAAAGGAGGCTTTCAAGCTAGAGGCCCCCGTACTGACCTGTACATGAGACGTGCATAGGAGCTAATGGGTAAGTTCACAGAAGTTAACTTGGAGCAAATTCCCTGTGCGGAAAATGCGAATGCAGATGCCTTGGATAAACTAGGATCTCACAGGGTGGCAACACTGCTGGGGGTAATACCCCTGGAAATCCAAAAGCAGCCTAGTATCTTTCAGGCTATGGTCATGGGGGTAGATGTCCAGAAGGAAGAATCATGGGTCACTCCCATTTTGGACTATATCACAAAAGGAACACTCCCTGCGGACAAAGATGAAGCTAGAAGGATTAAGTACAAGGAAGGAAGGTATGTTATCTATAATAAGAATCTGTACAGAAGGGGTTTCAACAGACCTCTTTTGACGTGTGTAACTGGAAATGAATGTGACTACATTATGTGAGAAGTACACGGGGGTATTTGTGGAAACCATGCTGGGGGGACTTCTCTTGCTCACAAGATATTGAAGCAAGGGTATTACTGGCCAACCCTACAGAAAGACGCGCATGAATTCACCCGCACGTGTGACCGATGTCAAAGGTTTGTTAACCTGAATAACAACCCTCCTGTACCTTTGAAGCCCTTAACTAGCCCCTGACCCTTTGCTCTTTGGGGAATAGACCAGATTGGGGAATTACCCAAGGGTAAAGGCGGGGTAAAATACGCTGTAGTATCTGTCGATTATTTCACCAAGTAGGCGGAAGATGAGCCATTGGCTACCATTACTGCGGCTAAGTTGAAGGAATTTGTTTTCGGCCTATTGTGTGTAGGTTTTGGGTCCCTTATAAATTGATCTTGGACAATGGGAAGCAGTTCGACAGTAAGGAAATGCGAAAGCTTTTTGACGACTTGAAAATCCAGAAGGGTTTCTCTGCAGTTTGTCACCCCCAGAGCAACGGATAAACTGAAGTAGTGAATAAGATAATCAAGCATACGCTTAAGGCAAAGCTTGAGGAGAAGAAGGGGTATTGGCCTGAAGAATTACCCATGGTGTTGTGGTCTTATAACACTACACCCGGGACGACCACTGGAAAATCCCCATTCACTTTGACTTACAGATGTGAAGCTATGGTTCCAATGGAGATATGCTCCGGATCATTCAGGCGTGATAATTATAACCCCATGGATAATGAGGTTAATCATCGGCTATATTTGGATCTTGTGGAAGAGGTACGGGCAACCTCCTAGCTGAAGCTAGCCGCATATCAGCAAAGAACCCATAAGTACTTTGATAAGAAGGTTAGAGCCCGACCATTGCAAGTGGGGGACCTCGTTCTAAGGAAGGTGTTGCCCAATATGTGGGTTCCAGGACATGGAAACTTCGGGGAAAATTGGGAAGGCCCGTATAAAATAAAAACTGTCTTGTGGGAAGGCACGTATCATTTGGAAAATTTGGATGGGAAGTTACTTCTATGGGCGTGGAACGCTAAAATCCCGAAGAAGTACTATCAATAAACCAATCAAGGTAATTCTCTCGTAGGCCTCTTTCAGGCTATAGGAATAATAAAGATAGCCTATTAGTTAGGGATATTATGTTTTGGGGATTATTCATTTAGCTGTTTAACCTGTTTCGGTAGATGGCCAGCAGGTAGTGCATGTACACCTTCCAGAGAAACATGTTTTGGCAATTTGCCTTAATAAATCATGCTTAGTTCTCATTTTATCTACTTCAGGCATATCAGCTATTGTTTTTTATTATCATGGTTAAGCCTATATGTTTGGAACGATTATAACATGATTATTTGGAATACAATTGCTTTAAAGAACGTGAATGTTTATTGGTATGATAATTCTTGCTTTAGTTCTTCGCCATAAAAAATATTAATGCTAAAGAACTCGGGGGTagtagtatatatatatatatgtgtatatacgTTTATCCTATATGGGCTTGAAATGGGATAATTTTAAGCAAAATTAGTAATTCGGAGTAAGGGTGTATAGGCGTATACACCTGTTTTGAATAGCCTTAAAATGGGATAATTTTTAGGCGAAATTAGTAACTTGGAATAAGCGTGTATAGGTGTATATACCTGTTTTAAATAACTTTGAAATGGGGTGGCTATAAGGAAAATTAAAATCCGGTATTTTATTAAGAACAGAATATTACGAAtggataaaaataaatttaacatGGATTATGCCGGGATGGATTTGGAAAACCTGGGGATATCAGGGCTAAATGAATTTCAGATAATGGTTGAGGGCTGCGTATGGCTTTGGAAAGCCGGGAATGCGTAAGACTCAAAATGAAGTCAGGATACTTCAAACATGTCTCCAACATGAAGTAAAATAACTTCAAGACATGTTAATCAGGAAAATCCAGGGGCTAGTTGGAAAGTCCAAGGGTATATGGGTACCTTGGAATCCTGTAAAAACTAGACATATTGGTAACCCAGAAAACGGATAAGTGTGGAATACGCTAGGACATGGATAAGTGTGGAATACACTAAGGATGGATATGAGAATATGTTGATAACACACGATGTGTAAAATCTAAAGAGACaggttatatatatatttaaggcTCGGGGGGTACGCAAGATGAAAAACGATTGCGTAATAATACCCCCAAAAATTGAGCTTATTTGTGGAGGATTACCCACAGGAAGGGTAAGAAATTTACCCACGGAAAAGTAAGGACATTACCCTCGGAAAAATATATTACGGGAAATCATAACTTAATAAGAACTTTACGTGATATTATATAACAATAACTAAATCCTAGTCGTGGTCTGCATGTTTGAGATCGGCTTAGGTTCGTTAGGATACACGGAAAGAATGGTTTTAAGGAAATATATCATGTGGGATATATGGGAATAAATATGGTTATTATCCCAGGATAATGTAGCTGAGGTATGTATAAAATCCCAGTAGGCTGGTTATCTTAAGACTGCCCTGAAGGTGTCTATCATAAATTGATATTAGCCTACTAGGTTATACCCAAGGTATGTATGAGAACACTTAAGGAAAGATAACATATGATATACATAGAAAGAAAGCAACATAGAACGGACTAAGTTGTTAAAACTTACAACCTGCGAGGCATTCAGAGGTGTCCGCACCTTCATCCAAATAAAACTAAGTCTTGGCACGAAGGCCCGGGATAATGTAAAATTAAGGTAATAAGAAAATCCACTCAATACTGGGGTATTAAAGTTCATATCATAGCTAGGGAAAATTATAAAAACATACTAACCCTCATGGGTGGGAATAGCCCCAGATACATCAGCAGCTGGGGAAGGCTCCTTTTCCTTGACATTTTTCTCGGGGGATTCGTCGGCTGAGGGGTCAATGACCAAAGGCTTAATGGTGGGGGTTTGATCCATGATCTGAGGGTCTAAGGCTTCTTCATTGACAGCCTCGATTACATCCCTGACAGGGTCAATCTTTGAAATATACCCCTCTGTGGCCTTTTGAGCCTTTACCTCTTCAAGGACTTCTGCAGCCTCTGGCCCAAGCTCATTCCATGGGATCTCTGGGAATTTCTCATACGCTATTTTTACACAATCCTTAATGCCGGCCTCATGGCCAGTATTAAAAACTAACTTCTCCCTAGCTACTCGAGCTTCACCAGATAGACTCTCAACCTGTAGATTCAGACTTTCAACTTGCTTGGACAGACTCTTCTTTTCCTTCTGACAGACCTGAAGGGATTTGGATAAGGACCCCTTCTCCTTCTTTAAGTTGGCCTTAGACAACTTCAGCTTAGTAACAATCTCCTCAAGGCCATTGACTTCAGTCTCTTTTCCTGAAAGGCTGGTTTTAAGCTGCTTAATCTCCTCCCTTAGCTTCTTGTCACTACTAGCCACCTCCGCGATCTGCTCCCCAAACTTCATATCCAAAAACAAGGCCTTCGCACTAGCGAGAGATCGATCGCGAGCAGCCTCCACCAGTCTCAGCTTGTCCCACTCCGCTACGGTTGTCTCCGGGATCTGGTTTCCCATCATGTCAAAGAACTTCTGCTTCTTTAGATAACTATTGGATGGGGCATATTCCAGAGAAGGCTTCAATCTTTTCACAGACCGGGATCCAGAGCTTGCAGGGGGATCCGTAGGAGGGTGAATACCCTTCTTTCTAGGAAGCCCTGCTGAGTGGTCTTTTGAAACTTGGCGAGGGGGAGCCTGTGACACGAGAGTAGCCCTTAGAGCAGCCTCGGCCTTCACACCCTTCTCAAAAAGGTCATCATAGCTTGTTGGGTTCTTCATAAAAGACATATCTGCAGCGTAATATGAATGCATTAGCCATGATAGCCAAGGAAATAAGTGGCATATAAAAAGTTTAGACATACACATGATTGAGTACAAAAACATGTATCTTTCAATAGATATCAGACATTAAACAAAGAAAGGACTATATGGGGAAGGGGTAGAGCCCCTTGGAAGAAGGGTCTCTTCGGTAAGAGTAATACCTGGAGTAGGAGTTGCGTGCTCCTAGGGTAAACcaaattttaattcaaataaattTTTTGGGGTAAAAAGACCAGAATCGTCCTTTAGGCCCTTCTACTTTTCCAGAATACCCTGAGCCCTAATTAGCTCTTCGCCTTCCAGAGGAGATTGAACAGGCATATATGAGGTATCATTGAAAGCTGTGCGGTATGAGGGACAATCATAACAATACAAAAATTGATTGTCCCAACCTACCATAGTCTCTTTACAATCGATCATACACTTACCATGGTGGATGTTCCATAAGGTAAGATAGAAAAACCCACTTGACCTACCTGACGACTTTAATTGGTAAAAATAACCTAATTCATAGGCCGACAACGCTTCAGAATACTCCTGGTGGTAGAGGATATACATACTCGCAGCTGTGCGATATGATTTGGGTGTTAACTGGTGAGGGGCTAACCCATAAAAGTTTAGAACATCAAAGAAAAACGGGTGTAATGGGAGAGAGAAACCCTGCTTGAGGAACTGGGCTGACATTACTGCTTTTGGAATAGACTGGTATGACCGAAGGTCGTCAAAATTCCTGCACCTTTCGTGGCGTTGGGGTACCACTAGTGTGCCCAGGGACTATTTTGTCTAAAAGGCTGTCAAGGGTCAATAGGGTCATGGAAGGTTTTAGGCAATCATATGGTTTGGGGCTATATGAGAATCGACATCATCTCCGTGGAGATAGTCGGCATCTAGAGCAGTCCTATTGTCAAGAGATTCATTAGGAACCAGGGACTCGGTCTCCTCAGTGAAGAGTTTTGCCTTACCTACGGGGGTGTTCTGGTTACGGGAATCCACCTCATCATCAGAGGAGGCTAAGTCGACAGGGCTAATGTCTTTGAAGGAAGAGGCCGTTCTTAGGGATATCTGGGCTTTTACAGGGTCTAGTACTTTCACTTTAGAGCGGGTTCGGCCACCTACAGTAGAGCATGAAGATAAAAAAGCTTAGGATAAGTTGACTGAAACAAGGACGTCACTAGCTGTGTTTTCGGATGAAGAGAATACACCACCCATAATGGAATCCTTAGAGTTGCTAGAAGCCCCAGAGGTAGACATCTGCGAAAGAAAAAGTAGAGTAAGTTATCTACTCTAAGATTTCTTACACGACGTTAAGAGGGGGCTTCAATATGACTAGGAAGAGAAGGATGTAGGGGTATCAAGCTTGGAAAGGATCTAAAAGATAGGCATGCATAAGGAATATAGACTATGGGATCCAATGGTCTAATAGATATGTGAATACACCCGA
The sequence above is drawn from the Apium graveolens cultivar Ventura chromosome 2, ASM990537v1, whole genome shotgun sequence genome and encodes:
- the LOC141695968 gene encoding uncharacterized protein LOC141695968, with amino-acid sequence MGKFTEVNLEQIPCAENANADALDKLGSHRVATLLGVIPLEIQKQPSIFQAMVMGVDVQKEESWVTPILDYITKGTLPADKDEARRIKYKEGRFWVPYKLILDNGKQFDSKEMRKLFDDLKIQKGFSAAKLEEKKGYWPEELPMVLWSYNTTPGTTTGKSPFTLTYRCEAMVPMEICSGSFRRDNYNPMDNEVNHRLYLDLVEEVRATS